One window from the genome of Elaeis guineensis isolate ETL-2024a chromosome 5, EG11, whole genome shotgun sequence encodes:
- the LOC105045337 gene encoding cytokinin dehydrogenase 9 encodes MKSSPMHYHRQQNVGFLKLFMLLVLGGITMHVSDPDVPSSLRTLALEGHFSFHNISHAAKDFGNRFQFLPSAVLHPVSVADISTTLKHVFQMGRGSKLTVAARGHGHSLQGQAQAPGGVVIDMEYLRATETQVHAGDLPYVDASGGELWINVLLESLKHGLAPKSWTDYLHLTIGGTLSNAGISGQAFRHGPQISNVHQLQVVTGRGEVMNCSTKENADLFYGVLGGLGQFGIITSARIALEPAPKMVKWIRVLYSDFTNFTEDQEMLISEEKTFDYIEGFVIINRTGLLNNWRSSFNQKDPIQASQFNSDGRILFCLEMTKNFNPDETDVMNQEVETLLSKLRYIPSTLFQSEVSYVEFLDRVHISELKLRSQGLWEVPHPWLNLLIPRTRIHDFAKEVFGKIITDRSHGPILLYPLNRSKWDNRTSAVIPDEEVFYLVAFLSSAPSSSDHDSLEHALEQNDKILDFCKKAGIRMKQYLPHYTTMEEWKAHFGATWEIFARRKAIYDPLSILAPVHRIFQKKAVISSGR; translated from the exons ATGAAATCATCACCTATGCATTACCATAGACAACAGAACGTCGGCTTCCTTAAACTCTTCATGCTCTTAGTCCTCGGCGGTATCACCATGCACGTTTCTGACCCCGACGTGCCTTCCTCCCTTAGAACGCTAGCTCTCGAGGGCCATTTCAGCTTCCATAATATCTCCCATGCTGCCAAAGACTTCGGCAACCGCTTCCAATTCTTACCATCAGCAGTCCTTCATCCCGTGTCCGTTGCTGATATCTCTACCACCTTAAAGCATGTGTTTCAAATGGGCCGGGGATCCAAGCTCACAGTTGCAGCTCGAGGCCATGGGCATTCGCTCCAAGGCCAGGCTCAAGCGCCTGGGGGTGTTGTCATCGACATGGAGTATCTTCGGGCAACCGAGACCCAGGTGCATGCCGGAGATCTCCCATATGTCGATGCCTCCGGAGGTGAACTGTGGATCAATGTTCTACTAGAGAGCCTTAAGCATGGCCTCGCACCGAAATCCTGGACCGACTACCTCCACCTTACCATCGGGGGCACGCTGTCGAATGCTGGGATCAGTGGGCAGGCCTTTCGGCATGGACCTCAGATCAGCAACGTCCACCAGCTGCAAGTTGTAACAG GAAGGGGAGAAGTAATGAACTGCTCAACCAAGGAGAATGCTGACCTCTTCTACGGTGTTCTTGGAGGTTTAGGTCAGTTTGGAATCATCACCAGCGCCAGAATTGCACTTGAACCAGCACCAAAGATG GTGAAGTGGATCAGAGTTCTATACTCAGATTTCACCAACTTTACTGAGGACCAGGAAATGTTAATTTCAGAAGAGAAGACTTTCGACTACATCGAAGGCTTTGTGATAATAAACAGGACAGGGCTTCTGAACAATTGGAGATCTTCGTTCAACCAGAAGGACCCCATTCAAGCCAGCCAATTCAACTCTGATGGGAGGATTCTGTTCTGCCTCGAGATGACTAAAAACTTCAATCCAGATGAGACTGATGTGATGAACCAG GAAGTCGAAACACTTCTGTCTAAACTTCGGTACATACCATCCACCTTGTTCCAGTCAGAGGTGTCATACGTGGAGTTCTTGGACAGAGTACATATCTCTGAACTGAAGCTGAGATCCCAAGGCTTGTGGGAAGTTCCACACCCATGGTTGAATCTTCTCATACCAAGAACCAGAATCCACGACTTCGCTAAAGAAGTCTTCGGCAAAATTATTACTGATAGAAGCCACGGTCCCATACTCCTATACCCACTTAATAGATCCAA GTGGGACAATAGAACATCAGCAGTCATTCCAGATGAGGAAGTCTTCTACTTGGTGGCCTTCCTTTCCTCGGCACCGTCTTCATCAGATCATGACAGTTTAGAGCATGCACTGGAACAGAACGATAAGATCTTAGACTTCTGTAAGAAAGCTGGTATCCGAATGAAGCAATACTTGCCGCACTACACCACAATGGAAGAGTGGAAAGCCCACTTTGGGGCCACCTGGGAGATATTTGCCCGAAGAAAAGCTATTTACGATCCCCTGTCCATTCTAGCTCCAGTACACAGAATTTTTCAGAAGAAGGCGGTAATTTCCTCGGGACGTTAA
- the LOC140857984 gene encoding serine/threonine-protein phosphatase 7 long form homolog yields the protein MAFSPPRSLFPSPSSFSLLLLLFSLLPSPFLIFSGVSPTARRHGGEVSAARIMAYDPRYPGPRDSSILTLQEHHRSQTILDGGESRHLRLRRSDADFWRTEDIPDRVLDYLRYLGFYGVYRIGRIQMDVGLITAMLERWRPETHTFHLPFGEATISLQDVSILTGLPVDGDPVTGVDPTLSIPEWQALCLRLLGFEPDAHFFDHSRLRIECLDDRYRHFHIADDAPEEMVQQYVRGQVLRLLGGVLLPDTSSNKMKLMFLPLLEDLDFARRLSWGSAVLACLYRAMCRGSYADQSEIGGYLVLLQIWVWERMPTISPLRRQLLEMPSEQQDPDVPFRLDGPLGYRWNVAFNVHHVSTRVARVYRCQLDTLVDTSRRFLWKPYTDGILAILPQMCTVGHDIWTARVPLICFDVVEWHLPDRVLRQFGQTQDIPEQFDTSQGLHRIDRRGRARIDWRIRHAQYIDIWDARRDHIVHGDPILRGRSYTDDYMAWFFSITVRVIGQSQYAVSGYEGESSTVRLLTDSVSDLVLDTRRALSTTDEDERIQILREMERTGSGALEAIGVDPHTCAPWYGAVRAPDMSYTPSPYASHMPSPHIPHMSSFDAAQMPPPFHPQMAASSSSYIPQMPSPGTSWPHEYDTFFSGPSVYPDERVERVSQSVDDPTASVIPEQHDQQISSTDIGEEPSQQEQPARTFLRRSKRPRAP from the exons cgtattatggcttacgatccacgatatcccggtccccgagacagcagcattcttacattgcaggagcaccatcgatcacagactattttagatggcggc gagtccagacatcttcgtctacgacgatccgatgcagatttctggaggacagaggatatcccagatagagtgttagattatttacgatatctgggattttatggagtatatcggatcggtcgtatacagatggatgttggtcttattactgctatgcttgagagatggcgtccagagacacacacatttcatcttccatttggtgaggcgaccatcagtttacaggatgtcagcatccttactggactaccagttgatggagatccagttaccggagttgatcccacactttccattccggagtggcaggctttgtgcttgcggttgttagggtttgagcccgacgcacatttttttgatcattcacgactcaggattgagtgtttagatgatcgttatcgtcattttcatattgcggatgatgcaccagaggagatggtgcagcagtatgttaggggtcaggtgctgcgattgttaggtggtgtcttgttacctgatacttcatcgaataagatgaagttgatgtttttgccattattagaggatttagatttcgctcgtcgactcagttggggcagtgcagtactagcttgtctataccgagctatgtgtcggggttcctatgctgatcagagcgagattggcggttatcttgtattattacag atttgggtatgggagcgtatgccgactatcagtccattacgacgacagttgcttgagatgccatcagagcagcaggatcctgatgttccattcagactagacggaccattaggatacag atggaacgttgcattcaacgttcatcacgtatcgacaagagtggcacgggtttatagatgccagttggatacattagttgatacatctagacgg tttttgtggaagccatatacagatgggatattggctatactgccgcagatgtgtacagttggacacgacatatggactgctagggtgccacttatttgttttgatgtggtagagtggcatcttcccgatcgtgtcctgcggcagtttggtcagactcaggacattccagagcagtttgataccagccagggacttcatcgtattgatcgacgagggagagctcgtatcgactggcgtatcagacatgcacagtacatcgatatttgggatgcacgtcgagatcacattgttcatggtgatcctattttgagaggccgttcatatactgatgactacatggcttggttttttagcattacggtgcgagtcattggacagtctcagtatgcagtttctggatacgagggcgagagttctactgtacgtcttttg actgattctgtgtcggatcttgtgttggacactcgtcgtgctttatctacgactgatgaggacgagcggattcagatactgcgggagatggagagaacaggttccggagcattggaggcgattggtgttgatccacatacctgtgcgccttggtatggagcagttcgggcgccagatatgagttatacgccgtcaccatatgcttcacatatgccatcaccgcatattccgcatatgtcatcattcgatgctgcacagatgccaccgccttttcatccacagatggcagcgtcttcttcgtcctacatcccccagatgccatcaccgggtaccagttggccacatgagtatgatacttttttttcaggtccatccgtgtatccagatgagagagttgaacgggtctctcagtccgtagatgatccgacagcatcagttattcctgagcagcatgatcagcagatctcctctactgatataggagaggagccatcacagcaggagcagccggcgaggaccttcctgagaaggtccaagcgaccacgggcgccgtga